The Megachile rotundata isolate GNS110a chromosome 8, iyMegRotu1, whole genome shotgun sequence genome has a segment encoding these proteins:
- the garz gene encoding sec7 domain-containing protein garz, with product MSRIAKMACPGGGLYVLEGEVGLLATAMKRGTRWSSHSHQDDDQDALLKGLYTLKEALNDAKDLSYLEPGVFLAPFLEIIRSEETTGPVTSLALSAVNKIISYGLVDADHPAIAQCVEAVADAVTHARFVGTDASGDGVVLMRILQVLRALTLSPAGDHLSNESICEIMLSCFRICFETRLSELLRRTAEHCLRDMVQHLFTRLPRFADDTRVLLNMNKMRANSMENGRGKNRRNKNHSKQKVKPNTDNVGDGETQLSSPVDRVRPSHLPTTPVTNTGNIVDMQGSFDHGAVEKADEEKNVNKDGKKDPKDVDEIRKQKDESNAKIKREDSKDMSRCKEGSENTENETSSSVEKEQVLREENKSTEKEEADERNERNETKKEECGESRSVDDEKNTDSITSPLGSVEDLSVEESTNGSPNTFKNKEAEQVEEYINAQGVRFTSLQQLSPYGALCVRELFRFLVSLCSPLDKQNNEIMTHLGLSLLQVALEIAADALSNFPSLLALVKDDLCRNLILLLSTDRTSILVADLQVSFLLFESQREHLKFQMEHYINKLMDIVSSDSNRISYDQRELALEAIVRLWKIPGLPAELYLNYDCGLYSTNLYEELMKMLSKNASALLGNMHNMQFISLDAIFALISGMEIRCKGYKELYKASRHNASPNLPTREELLAIKANKRWLVLGTEKFNENPREGIAKLTEHGLLGGSPGNPDPEKVAKLLKENPGLDKKAIGEYISKKENKNVLNCFVRSFDLKNTRIDQALRLYLESFRLPGEAPLISLLLEKFAEHWHDSNGKPFASADAAFTLAYAVIMLNVDQHNYNVKRQNNPMTADEFKRNLKKVNGGADFDQDMLDEIYYSIKGEEIVMPAEQTGLVKDNYLWKVLLRRGVGPESLYLKVGNSGEFVDKELAEQAWAPIVSALCRAYDKAPDRSLQRRVAETFLRCASISAHYGMSSDLDTLVVSLCKFTGLATGGEPDQVVLQLGGSSKCQLAARTLFKITHMHGNAIRASWKNIIDCLQSLYKARLLPKSLTEGEDFLDPSGKVSLIREPATPKPAPVDQGILSSLYSYIALDTSRISHPAETIARKRANEFVANCYLRQIIEESKFLQVESLRSMVGALVFVKSHEEDASVFLLELLLEVTIQNRDRVTCIWPIVQAHLDGLLTSAARENHPYLLERVAVGMLRLAIRLLRGEECAWTVLPSLLPLTHLPSVSSAPLARQIAYGLFELLKTGAANIHSTEDWRVVFSLLECAGAGALSPKQSNTVLDEASNRTSVLDTRPISPVPEWVLVSPTGTEAPLPVAADTIVLDRDLQPHDPHALVKCCESLTFLVRDVAHVTPFNFELCIRCVRTFAEAVLQCSGKRSKVHLTGEEPAGYQQSPIQLLDLMHTLHTRTGQVFRWWAEEGNAMEGVSLWPQAWRPLLQGIARLCCDARRQVRTAAITYLQSTLLAHDLAQLSAVEWSQCLEQVLFPLLAQLLGPIASNDPIGVEETRVRAAMLLSKVFLHHLNPLLTLPGFLPLWLTVLDLLRAYMHADNSELLYEAIPESLKNMLLVMSSANVLAADSNLWAPTWRTIDAFLPNLKAELFPEPVPSPPPPPSPPPPPPPPPPPLPSQQWEETARVISLVEQQQPSFSGSIAPQPEKNGSIESLSPTSTEVSSDVPSIPVPIPNLPFSKNSEQRVITLLDQRPPIVSSPVAVQPVTVPPPVDVSLVNDWSSEEERQRLLRIPVDSNLDPTLPKINRNNETESKREERQVLLQPQAVQSNFLFRNDSETTNMGSVTTTMFNSAAYFSEDPAADRLFAVTNP from the exons gaCGATGACCAAGATGCTCTTCTAAAAGGATTATACACTTTGAAGGAAGCTCTGAATGATGCAAAAGATTTATCTTATTTGGAACCAGGGGTGTTTCTTGCTCCATTTCTAGAAATTATAAGGTCGGAGGAAACGACTGGACCTGTTACCAGTCTTGCACTGTCTGCAGTGAATAAAATCATATCTTATGGTCTAGTTG ATGCTGATCATCCAGCAATAGCACAATGTGTGGAAGCTGTGGCAGACGCTGTTACACATGCGAGGTTCGTTGGGACCGACGCGTCGGGAGATGGAGTCGTTCTAATGAGAATACTTCAGGTTTTGAGAGCTCTCACGTTATCGCCTGCTGGAGATCACCTTTCGAACGAAAGTATTTGCGAAATTATGCTCAGTTGCTTCAGGATATGTTTTGAAACGCGTCTCAGCG AACTGTTGAGAAGAACTGCCGAGCATTGTTTAAGGGACATGGTGCAACATCTTTTCACTCGGTTGCCACGATTCGCGGACGATACGAGGGTTCTGTTAAATATGAAT AAAATGAGGGCGAACAGTATGGAGAACGGTCGCGGCAAAAATAGGAGAAACAAGAATCATTCGAAACAAAAAGTTAAGCCAAATACGGATAACGTAGGCGATGGTGAAACTCAGCTTTCGAGTCCCGTCGACAGAGTCAGACCGAGTCATTTGCCGACGACGCCCGTCACTAACACGGGAAATATCGTTGATATGCAAGGTTCTTTCGATCACGGAGCAGTCGAAAAAGCGGACGAGGAAAAGAACGTTAATAAAGACGGTAAAAAGGACCCGAAGGATGTTGATGAAATTAGGAAGCAGAAAGACGAGTCGAACGCAAAGATCAAAAGGGAAGACTCAAAAGATATGTCGCGGTGTAAGGAAGGCAGCGAGAATACGGAGAACGAAACGAGTAGTTCCGTAGAAAAAGAACAAGTTTTACGGGAAGAAAATAAGAGCACGGAGAAAGAAGAGGCGGACGAGCGGAACGAACGAAACGAGACGAAGAAAGAAGAATGTGGAG AGAGTCGGTCGGTGGATGACGAGAAAAACACGGATTCGATAACGTCTCCTTTAGGAAGCGTGGAAGATTTATCGGTCGAAGAAAGTACGAACGGTTCACCGAACACGTTCAAGAACAAGGAGGCTGAACAAGTCGAAGAATACATAAATGCTCAAGGAGTTCGTTTCACGTCGCTCCAACAATTGTCCCCGTACGGTGCTTTGTGCGTCCGTGAATTATTTCGGTTCCTGGTGTCTTTGTGTAGTCCTCTCGATAAACAGAATAACGAAATTATGACCCATCTAGGTCTCAGTTTGTTACAAGTGGCCTTGGAAATTGCTGCCGATGCCCTTTCCAATTTTCCGTCGTTGCTTGCGCTCGTTAAAGACGACCTCTGTAGAAATCTTATTCTG CTTCTTAGCACCGATCGGACGTCCATTCTTGTAGCCGATCTGCAGGTTTCGTTCCTACTGTTCGAATCGCAAAGGGAgcacctaaaatttcaaatggaACATTACATAAACAAATTGATGGACATTGTGAGCTCGGACTCGAACCGTATATCATATGATCAGCGAGAGCTAGCGCTAG AGGCTATCGTGAGATTATGGAAAATACCTGGTTTACCAGCGGAACTGTATTTGAATTATGATTGCGGTTTATACTCCACCAACTTGTACGAAGAGTTGATGAAAATGTTGTCTAAG AACGCTTCTGCATTACTGGgcaatatgcataatatgcagTTCATTTCCTTGGACGCGATATTCGCGTTGATTTCTGGGATGGAAATCAGATGTAAAGGGTACAAGGAATTGTATAAAGCTTCTCGACATAACGCTTCACCGAATCTTCCGACGCGAGAAGAACTGCTCGCTATAAAGGCGAATAAGCGG TGGTTGGTACTCGGCACGgaaaaattcaatgaaaatcCACGTGAAGGGATCGCCAAACTCACGGAGCATGGCCTGTTGGGTGGAAGTCCGGGTAATCCAGATCCAGAGAAGGTAGCGAAACTGTTGAAGGAGAATCCTGGACTGGATAAGAAAGCGATCGGCGAATACATTAGTAAAAAGGAGAATAAAAACGTTTTAAATTGTTTCGTTCGTAGTTTTGATTTGAAAAACACGCGAATCGATCAAGCGCTACGTCTGTATTTGGAATCCTTTAGACTTCCTGGCGAAGCACCGCTCATCTCTCTATTGCTCGAAAAGTTCGCAGAACACTGGCAC GATAGCAACGGTAAGCCGTTCGCTTCCGCCGACGCCGCCTTCACTTTGGCGTACGCAGTGATCATGTTGAACGTCGATCAACACAACTACAACGTGAAACGACAAAATAATCCCATGACTGCTGACGAGTTCAAAAGGAATTTAAAAAAGGTGAACGGCGGTGCTGACTTTGACCAAGACATGCTGGACGAAATCTATTACTCCATCAA GGGCGAGGAAATCGTGATGCCTGCTGAACAGACTGGCTTAGTGAAAGACAATTACCTGTGGAAGGTTTTGTTACGCAGGGGCGTTGGTCCTGAAAGTTTGTACCTGAAAGTAGGGAACTCTGGTGAATTCGTGGATAAAGAATTGGCGGAACAGGCATGGGCTCCCATAGTGAGCGCGCTTTGCAGAGCGTACGACAAAGCACCTGACAGATCGTTGCAACGTCGGGTCGCTGAAACTTTTCTTCG ttgcGCGTCCATCAGTGCCCATTACGGCATGAGCAGCGACTTAGACACCCTGGTGGTTAGCTTATGCAAGTTTACAGGGCTCGCGACCGGTGGTGAACCCGACCAAGTGGTGCTGCAGCTCGGCGGAAGTAGCAAATGTCAATTAGCAGCACGTACGCTgttcaaaataactcatatgcACGGAAACGCCATAAGAGCTTCATGGAAAAATATCATCGACTGCTTGCAATCGTTGTACAAAGCAAGGTTGTTGCCAAAGAGTCTCACGGAAGGGGAAGATTTTCTAGATCCGTCGGGGAAGGTGTCTCTGATCCGAGAACCGGCTACGCCGAAGCCAGCTCCGGTCGATCAAGGAATACTGTCCAGTTTGTATTCCTACATAGCTCTGGATACCTCAAGAATCTCTCATCCGGCCGAAACGATTGCGAGGAAAAGAGCCAACGAATTCGTGGCCAACTGTTACTTGAGACAAATCATTGAAGAAAGCAAGTTTCTGCAAGTGGAGTCTCTTCGCTCGATGGTTGGAGCTCTGGTATTCGTTAAAAGCCACGAAGAGGACGCGTCAGTATTTCTATTAGAATTATTGTTGGAAGTAACGATTCAAAATCGTGATCGGGTGACGTGCATCTGGCCGATCGTTCAGGCACATTTGGACGGGTTGCTAACTAGCGCGGCACGAGAAAATCACCCGTACCTGTTGGAAAGGGTGGCCGTTGGAATGTTGAGGCTAGCGATACGATTGTTGCGGGGAGAGGAATGTGCATGGACCGTTCTACCTTCTCTATTACCTTTGACTCATCTACCTTCGGTCAGCAGCGCACCGCTCGCACGACAGATAGCCTACGGATTATTTGAATTGCTCAAAACTGGCGCAGCGAATATTCACAGCACGGAAGATTGGCGGGTGGTGTTCAGTCTGCTCGAATGTGCCGGTGCTGGAGCGTTATCACCGAAACAATCCAACACCGTGCTGGACGAAGCAAGCAACAGAACGTCAGTACTGGACACAAGGCCGATCAGCCCGGTGCCGGAGTGGGTCCTGGTATCTCCCACAGGAACAGAAGCACCACTACCAGTCGCTGCCGACACGATCGTCCTGGATCGAGACTTGCAACCGCATGATCCTCACGCTCTGGTCAAATGTTGCGAGAGTCTGACGTTCTTGGTCCGCGACGTAGCGCACGTGACACCCTTCAACTTCGAATTGTGCATCCGTTGCGTCAGAACGTTCGCCGAAGCGGTTCTGCAGTGTTCCGGCAAACGAAGCAAGGTGCACCTCACCGGAGAGGAGCCAGCCGGCTATCAACAGAGTCCCATTCAACTGCTGGACCTGATGCACACGTTGCACACGAGAACGGGCCAGGTGTTCCGCTGGTGGGCCGAAGAGGGTAACGCCATGGAAGGCGTGTCGCTTTGGCCGCAGGCTTGGAGACCTCTGCTGCAGGGGATTGCGAGATTGTGCTGCGACGCTCGCAGACAGGTCCGAACTGCGGCGATCACCTATTTGCAAAGCACTCTACTCGCTCACGACTTAGCTCAACTGTCCGCGGTCGAATGGTCCCAATGCTTGGAGCAGGTGTTGTTCCCCCTGCTCGCGCAACTGCTGGGCCCCATAGCGTCCAACGACCCCATCGGCGTCGAGGAGACCAGAGTCAGAGCTGCGATGCTGCTTTCCAAGGTGTTCCTTCATCACTTGAATCCTCTGTTGACGCTCCCCGGCTTTCTACCGCTGTGGTTGACGGTGCTAGATTTGCTCCGCGCCTACATGCACGCGGACAACAGCGAACTTCTCTACGAAGCCATACCAGAGTCCTTGAAGAACATGCTGCTGGTCATGTCATCGGCCAACGTCCTGGCTGCAGATTCGAACCTGTGGGCTCCGACCTGGAGAACAATCGACGCTTTCTTGCCGAACTTAAAAGCGGAACTGTTCCCGGAGCCTGTTCCGTCTCCACCGCCTCCACCATCTCCTCCACCACCACCTCCGCCGCCTCCACCACCGCTACCCTCGCAACAGTGGGAAGAAACCGCAAGAGTAATCAGTTTAGTCGAACAGCAGCAGCCATCATTCTCCGGATCAATAGCGCCCCAACCGGAAAAGAACGGATCTATCGAATCGTTGTCTCCGACCTCGACGGAGGTCAGTTCCGACGTCCCATCGATACCCGTACCTATTCCTAACCTTCCTTTTAGTAAGAACAGCGAACAACGAGTGATCACGTTACTCGATCAGAGACCACCGATCGTGTCGAGCCCGGTCGCCGTGCAACCGGTCACGGTACCACCTCCTGTTGATGTCTCCCTTGTCAACGATTGGTCCAGCGAAGAGGAACGGCAACGACTCCTTCGAATACCGGTGGACTCGAACTTGGACCCTACGTTGCCAAAAATTAACCGGAATAACGAGACCGAGAGCAAACGAGAGGAGAGACAAGTTTTGTTACAGCCGCAGGCCGTGCAATCAAATTTCTTGTTTCGAAACGACTCCGAG acaACGAACATGGGGAGCGTGACAACGACCATGTTTAATTCCGCTGCATACTTCAGCGAAGACCCCGCCGCAGATCGACTGTTCGCAGTCACCAACCCTTGA
- the LOC100877878 gene encoding zinc finger CCHC domain-containing protein 24: MATCHPKSIRQLQLQEPILRSVNDLVSPGQKPLRTHYSPHLLNWIYLAIADHDVSDQSKLVPTIWNGFPRSYLQRPIGPVPSNFDDEITDRFADLNLLDAKPTKRPPPTYLCHLCFNKGHYIKNCPQARPKGEGLTPYQGKKRCFGEYKCPKCKRKWMSGNSWANMGQECIKCRVNVYPHKQRPLEKPDGLDVSDQSKVHPQHLCQKCKTLGYYCRRDQ, translated from the exons ATGGCCACCTGCCATCCGAAGTCGATTCGACAGCTCCAGCTCCAGGAGCCGATCCTCCGATCGGTTAACGACCTGGTCAGCCCGGGACAGAAGCCTCTGCGAACGCACTACTCGCCGCATTTGCTCAACTGGATCTACTTGGCGATCGCCGACCACGATGTCTCGGATCAG AGCAAGCTGGTGCCCACGATTTGGAACGGGTTCCCAAGGTCCTATCTGCAGCGACCGATCGGACCTGTGCCGAGCAACTTCGACGACGAAATCACCGATCGCTTCGCCGATCTGAACCTGTTGGACGCGAAACCGACGAAGAGACCACCGCCCACTTATCTGTGCCACCTCTGCTTCAATAAGGGTCACTACATCAAAAATTGCCCGCAG GCAAGACCGAAGGGCGAGGGTCTGACGCCATACCAAGGGAAAAAACGATGCTTCGGAGAGTACAAGTGTCCCAAGTGTAAACGCAAATGGATGTCGGGCAACAGCTGGGCCAATATGGGCCAAGAATGTATCAAGTGTCGCGTGAACGTCTATCCTCATAAACAG AGGCCGTTGGAAAAGCCGGACGGGTTGGACGTGTCGGATCAGAGCAAGGTGCATCCGCAGCACCTGTGTCAGAAATGCAAGACTCTAGGTTACTACTGTCGGAGAGACCAATAA